A single region of the Aptenodytes patagonicus chromosome 7, bAptPat1.pri.cur, whole genome shotgun sequence genome encodes:
- the BAG5 gene encoding BAG family molecular chaperone regulator 5, with protein sequence MDMGNQHPSIKRLHEIQKAVKEIEQQVVVFSGLSTDRDYKTLERSLTKQLFEIDSVDTEGKGDIQQARKRAAQETERLLKELEQNANHPRRLEIEAIFKEAQSLVEREITPFYKGGNCISDEFEEGIQDIVLRLTQVKTGGKVSLRKARYRTLTKVCAVQEIIESCVKQQLSLPLSNDAHPSVSKINSVMCDVNKARGTLIALLMGVSSNDTCRHLSCVLTGLIADLDALDVCGRTEIRNYRKEAVEEINKLQKYLDLEEEANSTHAYDLAQNQSILKIEEIRKKMKEVNSLLLKTENASDLYLGSKAELQGLIAHLDEVSPGKNPCIREARRRAVIEVQTLITYIDLKEALEKRQMYPEQTAAEHQSHRAVWTVLGNLSQIQQEVISFDGNRTDKNYMRLEELLTKQLLALDAVDPQGDERCKAARKQAVKLAQNILYYLDMKTDEWEY encoded by the coding sequence ATGGATATGGGTAACCAACACCCATCCATAAAACGGTTGCATGAAATACAGAAAGCAGTCAAAGAGATTGAACAGCAAGTGGTTGTCTTCAGCGGTCTGTCTACTGATCGAGATTACAAGACATTAGAAAGGAGTCTTACTAAACAGCTTTTTGAAATAGATTCTGTAGACACCGAAGGAAAGGGGGATATTCAGCAAGCCAGAAAGCGCGCTGCTCAGGAAACAGAGAGGCTGCTAAAGGAACTGGAACAAAATGCAAACCATCCGCGCAGGCTGGAAATAGAGGCTATATTCAAGGAGGCACAGTCACTCGTGGAACGTGAGATTACACCTTTTTACAAAGGAGGTAACTGTATAAGTGATGAATTTGAAGAAGGTATTCAGGACATTGTACTGAGGCTTACCCAGGTGAAAACCGGAGGGAAAGTTTCTTTACGCAAAGCAAGATATCGCACTCTGACAAAAGTATGTGCTGTTCAGGAGATTATAGAAAGCTGTGTaaagcagcagctgtccctgccaCTCTCTAATGATGCGCATCCTTCTGTCTCCAAAATTAACTCTGTAATGTGTGATGTGAACAAAGCAAGAGGAACTCTTATTGCGCTTCTAATGGGAGTGAGTAGTAATGATACCTGCAGGCATCTATCCTGCGTGCTTACAGGCCTCATTGCCGATTTGGATGCTTTAGATGTCTGTGGTCGCACGGAAATAAGGAATTACAGAAAGGAAGCAGTGGAAGAGATCAATAAATTGCAGAAATACCTGGACTTGGAAGAAGAAGCGAATTCTACTCATGCTTATGATTTGGCACAAAATCAGTCCATTCTAAAAATAGAAGAGATCCGCAAGAAAATGAAGGAAGTtaattctttacttttaaaaacagagaatgcTTCCGATTTGTATTTGGGATCCAAAGCAGAACTGCAGGGATTAATTGCCCACTTAGATGAGGTGAGTCCAGGAAAAAACCCCTGTATTAGAGAAGCCAGGAGAAGAGCAGTAATAGAAGTTCAAACTCTTATAACATATATTGATTTGAAAGAAGCActtgaaaaaaggcaaatgtatCCTGAGCAAACTGCTGCCGAACATCAGTCTCATAGAGCAGTTTGGACTGTTCTTGGAAACTTGTCTCAAATTCAGCAGGAGGTGATTTCATTTGATGGAAACAGAACGGATAAAAATTACATGAGATTGGAAGAACTTCTTACGAAACAACTTCTAGCACTTGATGCTGTTGATCCACAAGGTGACGAGCGGTGTAAGgctgccagaaagcaagcagtaaAGCTTGCGCAGAATATTCTTTACTATCTGGACATGAAAACAGATGAATGGGAGTACTGA
- the COA8 gene encoding cytochrome c oxidase assembly factor 8: MAATRALRAGGGGCCCCHRRLLSSSSAGGSPTAERGERRESAGLGFSPPAHSRNDWIGPPDKHSNLRPVIFYVPPKESPLERRLREARQEAQACDQHFWARHNCAFRQEKEEFIYSRLKAKGLEMRDETGQKATLNAEEMADFYKDFLSKNFRKHMQYNRDWYKRNFTITFLMGQVALARALRWLRWKKKNVGN; encoded by the exons ATGGCGGCGACCCGGGCGctgcgggcaggcggcggcggctgctgctgctgccaccgccgcctcctctcctcctcctcagccggCGGCAGCCCCACGGCTgagcgcggggagcggcgggagaGCGCG GGCCTGGGTTTCAGCCCCCCTGCACACTCCCGTAACGACTGGATCGGCCCCCCCGACAAGCACTCCAACCTGCGGCCGGTCATCTTCTATGTGCCCCCCAAGGAGTCGCCCCTGGAGCGGCGGCTGCGGGAGGCGCGGCAGGAGGCCCAGGCCTGCGACCAGCACTTCTGGGCACGGCACAACTGCGCCTTCCGCCAG gaaaaagaagaatttatttATTCAAGACTGAAAGCCAAGGGTCTGGAAATGAGAGATGAAACAG GTCAAAAAGCAACACTGAATGCAGAAGAAATGGCTGACTTTTACAAGGACTTTCTAAGTAAAAATTTTAGAAAGCATATGCAGTATAACAG AGATTGGTATAAACGTAACTTTACTATCACATTCCTCATGGGACAAGTAGCACTGGCAAGAGCTCTGAGGTGGCTTcgttggaaaaagaaaaatgttggaaATTAG